CCCAGGTGCCCGGCACCGCGACGACGTGCAGGCTCGGACAACTCGGGTCCGCCTGGACGGCCGGAGCCGCGACGAGGGGGAGCACGGTGGCGGCGACCGCTGCGGACAGCAGCGCGGCGACTCTCTTCATGTGTGTGGATGCTTTCAGCGATACGTGTCCGGGATATTGCGTAACAGGCACACGGAAGTTACCAGGGAATGATCTCCCTCGCCGTGCGCTCGACGCGCTCCCCCACCCCGCTCCGTCGTCTGCCCCCACCACCCCGAGATACCCCAAACCCCCTCCGGCACAATGTCACACCGGTTTCGTCAGATCGAAACTATGTGACATCGTGCCGCGAGGGGGTGGGTGCAATGTGACGGGTGTTACCGCAGGGGACGACGGGGCAGGGGTCAGCCCGCTACCGCATGCACGGCATCCACCAACGCCTGCGCCGCGGCGCGGACCTGCGCATCGGTGGGCGGATCGGCCCTCGGTTGCGTTCTACTCGGTTCGGTGGACGAGAGAGTCATCTTGCCGTTCCAGTCGTCGATTCTGACGACGAACTGCGGCTGATACGACTCACGATCCTCGACGGCGACGACGTCGGCTCCCACCGATACCCTCTCGGAAGCTCCCGCGATCGTCAGCGGTTGCGATGACTTCGACACCAGCAGGGTGCCACCGAAGTCGTCGTCACCGGTGAAAGCGCACAGCACGGACGTCCCTACCCGACCGTCGTCCGAAGCGGTTCCCTCCTCGACCTTCGCGTCCGGATTGCCGACATTCCATCCGTCCTCGAGGAACTCACCGGACCGCTCACAGAACTCCGCGTCCGACAATGACGAACCCCCGGATCCCCCCGAACACGCAGCTACACCGACGGCTCCACCGAGGACGAGGACCAGCGCGACGAGCGACCGGGCATCAGTCCTCATCCGGCGGCCGCCCAATCCCGCTTGTGAGGGGTGTCATCCTGCAACGAAGCGTCCGAGTACGTGTGGGACAGTGACTTCGGCCATTGATCGTCAGGGAAACCGAAGGGCTTGTCCGAGATGTTCTTCAGGTCGTTTGCCACAGTCATCTGATCCTTGACCACCTTGAGCAGGTCCGCGATGAGTCTCACCATCAGCGAGACTGCCGCCCCCACTGCATCCACGATGTCCGAGACCGCGAAGGGCGCCCCGACGATCGTGGGGATTTTAGCGATTGCAGCCGCGACGGTCGAATAGTAGTCGACAATACCGGTGACGACATTGGAATAGAATTCGAAAGCCGAATCCGACAGCTTCTCGAAGCTGTCACTCACCTTCGAGCACATGGTTTCGAGGGTGTCGAGGGCCTGATCCTGATATCCCTGGACGGCGCTGTATCGATCTTTCGCGACACCCTCCCAATACCCGTTCAGGTTCACCTCGGGCCGAGATTGATGATTGCGGGCGGACCGTACAGTGGCCGCGATGGAATTCCATTCCGCCTTGCGTTCCACGAACGTGAACGGCGCGGCTATCCCCTCCGCAGCCTCTTTCAGCTTATCGAACAGTTCGGCCAATTTCGCTTGGGCGTCGTCGCGCGTTCCAGTCACTGCAGCCCAGGTCGTGGGGCTTACCCATTTGAGATTGTTTACCGCACTGTTCAGACGATCGGGAACGCCTTCCCAGTCCTTCTGCGCTTCTTCGAAGTCTGAAGTAGCTTTGTCCAACTGATCTTTGGATGCCACCGTTTTACCCCCAGAATTGATTTACGGACCCGGAACTTCGGTTTCCATCTTCTTCAGATCGGTGTTCTCAGGATCGACCTTCTCCAGGTTGTCCACGAAGACTCCCTCTTCGGTCGCGTAGTCGTCGGCTGCCTTCTTCAACGTTCCCTCAATCTCGCCGGCGACGACCACGCCTTCACCGAGGCGATCGTTGATGTACTGGGCAGTGCCGGTGTACTTGTCCCACGGGATCTGGAAGAGCCCGAATTGCAACCGCGAGTATTTCGCCGATTCCACTTTTCCCCTGGCGACGGACAGCTCCGTCCCCACTGCGTTCCACCCGTTGCCGGCACCGTAGAGGCGCTCGATCGAGACTTCCAAGGATTTCGACATGGCTCAGACTCCGTTCAGTCGGCGTAGATGTTCGACATTGAGATCTTCCAGCTCCTGGTCACTCGTCTCGGCATACCGGCCTTCCTCGACCAGTTCCGGTCGCTGTCGACGGATGGCATCGACCGCGTACAGGAACTCGGATCGCAGAGAAATCTCCTGCGTCCCTGACACCCATTCGCTGTCGACAGCGATCGCGGATATCCCCGTCCTGTCCGCGGTAACCGAAATGACTGGGGTGTCCGCTCGACCCAACACCGATGAGCAGCCGACCGTTGTGGCCGACCCCAACAATCGACTCGAAGTTTCCCGATATTCCCCCAGGCTGTCCGTCCGCAACAGATGGGGAATGACATGCCGCCTCGGTGGAACTGCCGACGGCGGTGCCATACCCGCATCGATGTACCGTTGACCGAGCTCACCCAAAGCCTGGTGGTAGGACCCCAGCAGTAGCCCACCCACCTTCGTCGGATCGACACTTTCGATCCAGTGTGGAAGTAGCGAGATGTCCTGGGGCAGCCGATCCGCTGCCAGGTCCATCATGATCCCGCCGGTCGACGGCACCGGCGGAGCCACCCGCACCGTGTCGTCGCGGGCGTAGTCACCGAATTCGTCATCAGGATCAGTCGGTCCGAAGTTGAACTCGGTCACTGAAGTCCTCCCCCTTGCTCGTGAGCGATTCAGGAAAGATATCACCGTCGCCGTTCGCTGGTCGTACGACCCGGCCACCGCTACCCTTCGCGCGCACCCGGCCTCGGGAACACCAAAACCCCCTTGCGGCACAATGTCACACCGGTTTCGTCAGATCGAAACTATGTGACATTGTGCCAGCAAGGGGGTGGTGAGTGGACGGGGTGCGACTTCCGCGAACTACCGCTGAGGCGCGCTGGTGGGCACCACCGGACGCGGCAGCGCGGACGCGCCCTCGAGATACTCGTCGATCGCGGACGCGGCGGCGCGGCCCTCGGCGATGGCCCACACGATGAGCGACTGGCCGCGGCCCATGTCGCCGGCCACGTACACGCCGTCGACGTTGGTCGCCCAGTCCTCGGTCCGGGCCACATTGCCCCGGTCGGTGAAGTCGACGCCCAGCTCGGAGAGCAGGCCCTCCTTCTGCGCGCCGGTGAAGCCCATAGCGAGGAGGACGAGGTCGGCCTCGAGCTCGAAGTCCGAGCCCTCCACCTTCTCGAACCGCCCGTTCACCATCTCGACCTCGTGCGCCTTCAGACCGGTGACCTTGCCGTCCGCACCGACAAACTCCTCGGTGTTGACCGAGAACACGCGCTCGCCGCCCTCCTCGTGGGCGGAGGACACGCGGTACATGAGCGGGTACGTCGGCCACGGGGTCTGCTCGGCACGAGTCTCCGGCGGACGGGGCATGATCTCGAACTGGTGCACGATCTCCGCACCCTGACGGTGCGAGGTGCCCAGGCAGTCCGCGCCGGTATCGCCGCCACCGATGATGACGACCTTCTTGCCCTTGGCATTGATCGGGGGCAGGCCGTCGGCGTCCACGATGTCGTCGCCGAGCTGAACCCGGTTCGCCAGCGGCAGGAACTCCATCGCCTGATGGATGCCGTCGAGCTCGCGGCCCGGGATCGGCAGATCGCGGGCCACCGTCGCTCCGCCGGACAGCAGCACGGCGTCGAACTGCTCGCGCAGTTCGGCGGCGGTGATGTCGACGCCGACGTCCACGCCGGTCCGGAA
This genomic interval from Rhodococcus triatomae contains the following:
- a CDS encoding glutamate synthase subunit beta, translated to MGDPSGFLKHGSRELPVRRPVPLRLLDWKEVYEDFPQDTLRTQASRCMDCGIPFCHQGCPLGNLIPEWNDLIYKDRWRDAIDRLHATNNFPEFTGRLCPAPCEASCVLGINQDPVTIKQVEVEIIDHAFDEGWVTPVHATHPTGKKVAVVGSGPAGLAAAQQLTRAGHSVTVFERADRIGGLLRYGIPEFKMEKRHIDRRLAQMEAEGTTFRTGVDVGVDITAAELREQFDAVLLSGGATVARDLPIPGRELDGIHQAMEFLPLANRVQLGDDIVDADGLPPINAKGKKVVIIGGGDTGADCLGTSHRQGAEIVHQFEIMPRPPETRAEQTPWPTYPLMYRVSSAHEEGGERVFSVNTEEFVGADGKVTGLKAHEVEMVNGRFEKVEGSDFELEADLVLLAMGFTGAQKEGLLSELGVDFTDRGNVARTEDWATNVDGVYVAGDMGRGQSLIVWAIAEGRAAASAIDEYLEGASALPRPVVPTSAPQR